A part of Mustela erminea isolate mMusErm1 chromosome 9, mMusErm1.Pri, whole genome shotgun sequence genomic DNA contains:
- the LRRC32 gene encoding transforming growth factor beta activator LRRC32: MSHQILLLLAVLTRGVPISQQQDKAPCEMVDKEVSCQALGLLQVPSMLPRDIEALDLSGNHLRSILASPLGFYTALRQLDLSTNEISFIQTGVFQALPHLEHLNLAHNHLAAGTVLSTPGLGPLPRVTSLDLSGNSLYSGLVERLLGEAPALRALSLAQNSLTRLGRRTFWGTPALERLDLHSNVLMDIEDGAFEALPHLAHLNLSRNSLTCISDFSLQQLRVLDLSCNSIEAFQTAPDPQAEYQLAWLDLRENKLLHFPDLASLPRLLYLNVSNNLIRLPTGLAQGGEGIHAPSEGWSALPFSNPSRNASGHALSQLLNLDLSYNEIELVPEGFLEPLTSLRFLNLSRNCLRAFVGLRAGFLPCLVHLDVSHNALATLALGTRALGSLRTLLLQDNALQDLPPYTFTGLASLQRLNLQGNQVRPCGGPAGPGPLGCVAFSGLSSLRILNLVGNGMERLQAGAFLHTPLTELDLSGNPGLDVVSGALAGLEASLEVLALQGNGLAVLQVDLPFFSCLKRLNLAENRLSHLPAWTQAVSLEVLDLRNNSFSLLPGSAMGGLESSLRRLYLQGNPLSCCGNGWLAAQLHRGRVDVDVTQDLTCRFGSQEEVALSHVRPEDCEKGGLKNINLIIILTFALVSAILLTTLATCCCVRRQKFNQQYKA, from the coding sequence GTCGACAAGGAGGTATCGTGCCAGGCTCTTGGCCTGCTCCAGGTCCCGTCGATGCTCCCGCGGGACATCGAGGCCCTCGACCTATCTGGAAACCACCTGCGGAGCATCCTGGCCTCCCCCCTGGGCTTCTACACGGCACTTCGCCAGCTGGACCTGAGCACCAATGAGATCAGCTTCATCCAGACGGGGGTCTTCCAGGCTCTGCCCCACCTGGAGCACCTCAACCTGGCCCATAACCACTTGGCGGCGGGTACCGTGCTGAGCACCCCTGGCCTGGGCCCCCTGCCTCGTGTGACCTCCCTGGACCTGTCCGGGAACAGCCTGTACAGTGGCCTGGTGGAGCGGCTGCTGGGGGAGGCGCCCGCCCTGCGCGCCCTCTCGCTGGCGCAGAACAGCCTCACGCGCCTGGGCCGCCGCACCTTCTGGGGCACGCCCGCGCTGGAGCGGCTGGACCTCCACAGCAACGTGCTCATGGACATTGAGGACGGAGCTTTCGAGGCCCTGCCCCACCTGGCCCACCTGAATCTCTCCAGGAACTCCCTCACCTGCATCTCCGACTTCAGCCTCCAGCAGCTGCGTGTGCTCGACCTGAGCTGCAACAGCATCGAGGCCTTTCAGACGGCCCCAGACCCGCAGGCTGAGTATCAGCTGGCCTGGCTTGACCTGCGGGAGAACAAACTGCTCCACTTCCCAGACCTGGCCTCGCTTCCCAGACTCCTCTACCTGAACGTGTCCAACAACCTCATCCGGCTCCCGACGGGGCTGGCCCAGGGCGGCGAGGGCATCCACGCACCTTCTGAGGGGTGGTCGGCCCTGCCCTTCTCCAACCCCAGCCGGAATGCCAGCGGCCAtgccctctcccagctcctgaaTCTGGATTTGAGCTACAATGAGATTGAGCTGGTCCCCGAGGGCTTTCTTGAGCCCCTGACCTCCCTTCGCTTCCTGAATCTCAGCCGGAACTGCCTGCGAGCCTTTGTGGGGCTGCGTGCCGGCTTCCTGCCTTGCCTCGTGCACCTGGATGTGAGCCACAATGCGCTGGCGACGCTGGCGCTGGGCACCAGAGCCCTGGGGTCCCTGCGGACGCTGCTTCTCCAGGACAACGCCCTGCAGGACCTGCCCCCATACACTTTCACCGGCCTGGCCAGTTTGCAGAGGCTGAACCTTCAGGGAAACCAGGTCAGGCCTTGTGGGGGGCCGGCGGGGCCTGGGCCCCTGGGCTGTGTGGCCTTCTCTGGCCTGTCCTCCCTCCGCATCCTGAACCTGGTGGGCAATGGGATGGAACGACTTCAGGCTGGTGCCTTCCTCCACACGCCACTTACTGAGCTGGACCTGTCAGGGAACCCGGGGCTGGATGTGGTCTCGGGAGCCCTGGCAGGCCTGGAGGCCTCCTTGGAGGTCCTGGCCCTGCAAGGCAATGGGCTGGCTGTCCTCCAAGTGGACCTGCCCTTCTTCAGCTGCCTTAAGCGTCTCAACCTGGCTGAGAATCGCCTGAGCCACCTGCCGGCCTGGACACAGGCTGTGTCCCTGGAGGTGCTGGACCTGAGGAACAACAGCTTCAGCCTTCTGCCGGGCAGTGCCATGGGAGGCCTGGAGTCCAGCCTGCGGCGCCTCTATCTGCAGGGCAACCCACTAAGCTGTTGCGGCaatggctggctggctgcccaGCTGCACCGGGGCCGTGTGGACGTGGACGTGACCCAGGACCTGACCTGCCGCTTCGGCTCCCAGGAGGAGGTAGCCCTGAGCCACGTGCGCCCCGAGGACTGTGAGAAGGGAGGACTCAAGAACATCAACCTCATCATCATTCTCACCTTTGCGCTGGTCTCGGCCATCCTCCTCACCACCCTGGCCACCTGTTGCTGTGTCCGCCGGCAAAAGTTCAACCAACAGTACAAAGCCTAG